Genomic DNA from Sphingobium sp. V4:
GCGGTGTCGATGCTGGCGCCGGGGCGTGGCCTGCGCGGCGCGCCGCTCCGCGCCATGGCGCGGCAGGACGGCGGCGGCGGCTTCGGTGTCGCGGCCGAGGTCGACGGGGTGGTGCTGGGCACCGGAGTCGCCCCCGCCAGTCCCGACCGGCGGCAGGTGCGGATCGGTGGCGTCGCCGCCTCCGCCAATGCGCTGGCCGATCATCTCTCGATCGTCTGGCTCACCCCGGCGATGGACCGGCTGTTCCTCGACAGTCCGGGCGGGCGGCGGCGCTTCCTCGACCGGCTGACGCTGGCGCTGCATCCGGGCCATGCCGCGCACAGCGCGCGCTATGATGCGGCGATGCGAGCGCGCAACCGGCTGCTGACCGACGTGCGCCGCGCCGATCCGGTCTGGCTGACCGCACTGGAAGCGCAGATGGACGAGCATGGTGCGGCGCTTGGCCACGCGCGCGCCGACCTGGTGGCGCGGCTCAACCATGTGCTGGCCGACCAGCCCGACGAACCCTTCGCCCGACCGCTGATCGCGATCGAGGGCGACGAGGCGGGCGACGAGCCGCTCGCCCCCCGGCTGGCGCGCGAACGGCGGCGCGATGCGGCGGCGGGGCGCACCCTGTCCGGCCCGCATCGGCATGACCTCCACGTCACCCATGTCGCCAAGGGGCAGGCGGCCGCCCTCTGTTCGACCGGGGAGCAGAAGGCGCTGCTGCTCTCGATCCTGCTCGCCCATGCCGCCCTGGTCGCCGCCGACCGGGGACAGCCGCCAGTCCTGCTGCTCGACGAAGTGGCGGCGCATCTCGACCCGTCGCGACGGGCCGCGCTGTTCGACCGTCTGGCCGCGACCGGGGGACAGGTGTGGATGACGGGGACCGAATCCAGCCTTTTCAGCGATTTGACATCGGCCACCCGCCTCA
This window encodes:
- the recF gene encoding DNA replication/repair protein RecF yields the protein MIGRLTLSDFRNHADALILPDHAFILLTGDNGAGKTNILEAVSMLAPGRGLRGAPLRAMARQDGGGGFGVAAEVDGVVLGTGVAPASPDRRQVRIGGVAASANALADHLSIVWLTPAMDRLFLDSPGGRRRFLDRLTLALHPGHAAHSARYDAAMRARNRLLTDVRRADPVWLTALEAQMDEHGAALGHARADLVARLNHVLADQPDEPFARPLIAIEGDEAGDEPLAPRLARERRRDAAAGRTLSGPHRHDLHVTHVAKGQAAALCSTGEQKALLLSILLAHAALVAADRGQPPVLLLDEVAAHLDPSRRAALFDRLAATGGQVWMTGTESSLFSDLTSATRLTVTAGHVFRSAT